In one window of Frigoriglobus tundricola DNA:
- a CDS encoding YXWGXW repeat-containing protein produces the protein MPVALALSVFVLVGALGRAQDPPPPPDPGGQPGVDVQARGPVHEAFAQPSDLQPAPGPVVTKQPPEPIEELPPDQKPEGDNVQWIPGYWAWDDGTQNFMWISGCWRDVPPGRRWLPGHWQPVDGGWVWVAGFWAPNELTQVQYLPTPPPTLDQGPSAPPPDANSIYAPGCWVYVTNRYFWRPGHWIPYQANWVWTPPCYQWTPSGSIFIDGYWDYPLDQRGLLFAPAYIDPRVFGGGGRPYVPQQVVATDFLLGALFVRSAARHYYFGDYFEPRFGKLGFVAWPDYHPVKGAYDPTFAYYHHQHAGDARWEPALRNLYKERLNGTIPRPPHSLVNQNEALRAIGANKTAENFVHKDVNLTHAQNVTALVPLNEIAKHRVTNLAPIGGAKAVGVPARALKLEQINMEAIQREQKAATVMREAAQQRRAAEAQVFTGGKVPIQHTDAPHMINLPRPPAPVAALRPPQRTAPPVVVVPKHEERPIPKFEPPHPVAPPMHPVAPPKKK, from the coding sequence ATGCCAGTCGCGCTCGCTCTGAGCGTATTCGTTCTTGTGGGTGCGCTCGGCCGCGCACAAGATCCGCCCCCGCCGCCCGACCCCGGCGGCCAGCCCGGCGTGGACGTTCAGGCCCGCGGACCGGTCCACGAGGCGTTCGCGCAGCCGAGCGACCTGCAACCCGCGCCCGGACCGGTCGTCACCAAGCAGCCGCCGGAACCGATCGAGGAGCTGCCGCCGGATCAAAAGCCCGAGGGGGACAACGTGCAGTGGATTCCGGGCTACTGGGCCTGGGACGACGGCACGCAGAACTTCATGTGGATCAGCGGGTGCTGGCGGGACGTGCCGCCCGGCCGCCGCTGGCTCCCCGGCCACTGGCAACCGGTCGACGGCGGGTGGGTCTGGGTGGCCGGGTTCTGGGCGCCGAACGAGCTGACGCAGGTTCAGTACCTGCCCACCCCTCCCCCGACGCTCGATCAGGGGCCGTCGGCGCCGCCGCCCGATGCGAACAGCATTTACGCGCCCGGGTGCTGGGTGTACGTGACCAACCGGTACTTCTGGCGCCCGGGTCACTGGATCCCGTACCAGGCGAACTGGGTGTGGACGCCGCCCTGCTACCAGTGGACCCCGAGCGGCTCGATCTTCATCGACGGCTACTGGGACTACCCCCTGGACCAGCGGGGGCTCCTCTTCGCCCCCGCGTACATCGATCCCCGCGTGTTCGGAGGGGGCGGGCGGCCGTACGTCCCGCAACAAGTGGTCGCCACGGACTTCCTGTTGGGCGCGCTGTTCGTCCGCTCGGCCGCGCGGCACTACTACTTCGGTGACTACTTTGAGCCGCGGTTCGGGAAACTCGGGTTTGTGGCGTGGCCCGACTACCACCCGGTGAAGGGCGCGTACGACCCGACGTTCGCGTACTACCACCACCAGCACGCCGGCGACGCGCGGTGGGAGCCGGCGTTGCGGAACCTGTACAAGGAGCGGCTCAACGGCACCATCCCGCGCCCGCCGCACAGCCTGGTGAACCAGAACGAGGCGCTCCGCGCGATCGGCGCCAATAAGACCGCCGAGAACTTCGTCCACAAGGACGTGAACCTGACGCACGCGCAAAACGTGACGGCCCTGGTGCCGCTCAACGAGATCGCCAAGCACCGGGTCACGAACCTGGCGCCGATCGGCGGCGCGAAGGCGGTCGGGGTCCCCGCGCGCGCGTTGAAGCTGGAACAGATCAACATGGAGGCGATCCAGCGCGAACAGAAAGCCGCCACGGTGATGCGCGAGGCGGCCCAACAGCGCCGTGCCGCCGAAGCCCAGGTGTTCACCGGCGGAAAGGTTCCGATTCAGCACACCGACGCGCCGCACATGATCAACCTGCCCAGGCCCCCCGCGCCGGTCGCGGCGCTCCGCCCGCCCCAGCGCACGGCACCGCCTGTCGTGGTGGTGCCCAAGCACGAGGAGCGACCGATACCGAAGTTTGAACCGCCGCACCCGGTCGCCCCGCCGATGCACCCGGTCGCCCCGCCGAAGAAGAAGTAG
- a CDS encoding sensor histidine kinase has translation MTLTARLSLFFLAALATVLVAFSVALYAIADYHLHRQLDDRLRAEVLQMAAAAEVKPDGVEWEPHSRPHALSSSSFGEELYWVLTDGAGNVIDRSPQPDAPQLLADADRGFQTGHRNPRRVEHGDRAWQAARLRMAPATPPAGPLKPDRYTALVITVAVPLDPVYATLRALAATLAALTLVTLGVALVAGRTVCRRVLAPVARMAAAARSMGASELSERLPSGAAADELADLARAFNGLLDRLGEAFERGGSFAGEASHQLRTPLAAAHRTGRGRAPPGPRAGRVPPGAGVGSGPGRAVAARGGGAPVPGPVRCGRALPGLERVDLAAWVPARLRAWTSGPRGGDLEVDRPPAEAAALIHPDLFGELLDAVLDNAFKYSAPGTPVVVRIGGDPRDVWVQVEDHGCGIAPADLPHLFRPFFRAEQARTCGVPGVGLGLAVAARIAAALDGSISAASEGRRGCRITVRLPAAARRPAPLETLACAPAEAPSSQASQPTRPVNPG, from the coding sequence GTGACCTTGACCGCCCGCCTCTCCCTGTTCTTCCTCGCCGCCCTCGCGACGGTGCTGGTGGCGTTTTCGGTCGCGCTCTACGCCATCGCCGATTACCACCTCCACCGCCAGCTCGACGACCGGCTCCGCGCCGAAGTCCTACAGATGGCCGCGGCCGCCGAGGTCAAACCCGATGGCGTCGAGTGGGAACCGCACAGCCGCCCGCACGCCCTCTCTTCGAGTTCGTTCGGCGAGGAACTTTATTGGGTGCTGACCGACGGCGCCGGGAACGTGATCGACCGTTCCCCACAGCCCGACGCACCGCAACTGCTGGCCGATGCGGACCGCGGGTTCCAGACCGGCCACCGCAACCCGCGGCGGGTGGAGCACGGGGACCGCGCCTGGCAGGCGGCCCGGCTGCGGATGGCACCGGCCACTCCACCGGCCGGACCGCTCAAGCCCGACCGGTACACCGCACTGGTCATCACCGTCGCGGTACCGCTCGACCCGGTGTACGCGACCTTGCGGGCGCTCGCGGCCACGCTCGCGGCGCTCACCCTCGTGACGCTGGGGGTGGCCCTCGTCGCCGGTCGCACCGTCTGCCGCCGGGTATTGGCCCCGGTGGCCCGGATGGCGGCCGCGGCCCGTTCGATGGGCGCGTCTGAACTCTCCGAGCGGCTCCCGAGCGGCGCCGCGGCGGACGAACTCGCCGACCTCGCCCGGGCGTTCAACGGGCTACTGGACCGCCTGGGCGAGGCGTTCGAGCGCGGCGGCAGCTTCGCCGGGGAGGCGTCGCACCAGCTCCGCACCCCACTCGCGGCGGCTCATCGGACAGGTCGAGGTCGCGCTCCGCCGGGACCGCGCGCCGGACGAGTACCGCCGGGCGCTGGGGTCGGTTCTGGACCAGGCCGGGCGGTTGCGGCGCGTGGTGGAGGCGCTCCTGTTCCTGGCCCGGTCCGATGCGGACGCGCGCTGCCGGGACTGGAGCGGGTCGATCTCGCCGCCTGGGTTCCGGCGCGGCTGCGGGCCTGGACGAGCGGCCCACGCGGGGGCGATCTGGAGGTCGACCGGCCGCCAGCGGAAGCGGCGGCACTCATCCACCCGGACCTGTTCGGCGAACTGCTCGACGCGGTCCTCGATAACGCCTTCAAGTACAGTGCCCCCGGAACGCCGGTCGTGGTGCGCATCGGCGGGGACCCGCGCGACGTGTGGGTGCAGGTGGAGGACCACGGCTGCGGGATCGCGCCCGCGGACCTGCCGCACCTGTTCCGCCCGTTCTTCCGTGCGGAACAGGCGCGGACGTGCGGCGTGCCCGGGGTCGGTCTGGGACTCGCCGTGGCCGCGCGCATCGCGGCGGCCCTCGACGGATCGATCAGCGCCGCGAGCGAGGGCCGCCGTGGCTGCCGAATCACGGTGCGCCTCCCGGCCGCGGCCCGCCGCCCGGCGCCGCTGGAAACCCTCGCTTGTGCGCCAGCGGAGGCTCCCTCGTCCCAGGCTTCGCAACCGACCCGTCCCGTGAACCCCGGATGA
- a CDS encoding APC family permease: MQPTHSQSLPRVLGPWIATAIIVGTVIGSGVFKKGRNVSENVPEFGLAMGVWVLGGLLALLGSLALAEVAVLFPRAGGNYVFLREGYGRMAGFLWGWVEFWIIRGASAAALATMFTDSFHDVLRQSLYPGQRVEVLTFWPRQLLTVFVLAGLATVNMRGTFLGGAVQFAITVLKVASILFIITLPFGVYALVAEPTYPPTLGHLSPMWPSGAINWSGFGVALVGVLWAYNGWMNIAPIAGEVKDPSRNIPIALLAGVFILITLYCGANVAYYLVLPRGAIVAKDAAGQLSATPLATEFCSVLLGPVGVVIASAIVMTSVLGALNGNILVGPRLLYAMGQDRLAPANFARLHARYQTPALAIAAMTSWACLLVVGVGALTHYRLPLIPLGFHDLDLNVPEGKSPFDIMTDFVIFGSATFETLAVATIFVFRQRIPVTPENRPYRCWGYPLVPALYIAIMGAVLANMFISPEQRTEAIVGMGFIGTGALVYVACFQSRKA; the protein is encoded by the coding sequence ATGCAACCCACACACTCGCAGTCTTTGCCCCGCGTTCTGGGGCCGTGGATCGCTACGGCGATCATCGTCGGCACCGTCATCGGGTCCGGCGTGTTCAAAAAGGGCCGGAACGTCTCGGAGAACGTTCCGGAGTTCGGCCTGGCAATGGGCGTGTGGGTGCTCGGCGGGCTGCTCGCGCTCCTCGGGTCGCTCGCGCTCGCGGAAGTGGCGGTTCTGTTCCCGCGGGCCGGCGGGAACTACGTCTTCCTCCGGGAAGGATACGGCCGCATGGCCGGGTTCCTGTGGGGGTGGGTCGAGTTCTGGATCATCCGCGGCGCGAGCGCCGCGGCCCTCGCCACCATGTTCACCGACTCGTTCCACGACGTGCTCCGCCAGTCGCTCTATCCCGGTCAAAGGGTCGAGGTGCTGACGTTCTGGCCGCGGCAACTGTTGACCGTGTTCGTCCTCGCCGGCCTCGCCACCGTGAACATGCGCGGCACGTTCCTCGGCGGCGCGGTCCAGTTCGCGATCACCGTACTCAAGGTCGCGTCGATCCTGTTCATCATCACGCTCCCGTTCGGTGTTTACGCACTGGTCGCGGAGCCGACGTACCCGCCCACACTCGGCCACCTCAGTCCGATGTGGCCGAGCGGCGCAATCAACTGGAGCGGCTTCGGTGTCGCGCTCGTGGGCGTGCTGTGGGCGTACAACGGGTGGATGAACATCGCCCCGATCGCGGGCGAGGTGAAAGACCCGAGTCGGAACATCCCGATCGCGCTCCTGGCCGGCGTGTTCATACTCATCACCCTCTACTGCGGCGCCAATGTCGCGTACTACCTCGTACTCCCGCGCGGGGCCATCGTCGCCAAGGACGCGGCCGGGCAGCTCTCCGCGACCCCGCTGGCGACCGAGTTCTGTTCCGTGCTGCTCGGACCCGTCGGGGTGGTGATCGCGTCGGCGATCGTGATGACCTCTGTACTCGGCGCGCTGAACGGCAACATCCTCGTCGGCCCGCGGCTCCTGTACGCGATGGGACAGGACCGGCTCGCACCGGCGAACTTCGCGCGGCTCCACGCCCGGTACCAGACGCCCGCACTGGCGATCGCCGCCATGACCAGCTGGGCGTGCCTGTTGGTGGTGGGCGTCGGCGCGCTCACGCACTATCGCCTGCCGCTGATCCCGCTCGGCTTCCACGATCTCGATCTCAACGTGCCGGAGGGGAAATCGCCGTTCGACATCATGACCGATTTCGTGATCTTCGGTTCGGCGACGTTCGAAACGCTGGCGGTGGCGACGATTTTTGTGTTCCGCCAGCGCATCCCCGTCACGCCCGAGAACCGTCCGTACCGGTGCTGGGGTTACCCGCTGGTGCCCGCGCTCTACATCGCGATCATGGGCGCCGTACTCGCGAACATGTTCATCTCGCCGGAACAGCGCACAGAGGCAATTGTCGGAATGGGCTTCATCGGGACCGGTGCACTCGTCTACGTTGCTTGCTTCCAGAGCCGCAAGGCGTGA
- a CDS encoding phytanoyl-CoA dioxygenase family protein — protein MHWRDQLDADGFTMLPTVFAPDEIGAVIAEWAEVTRAHAADEALLTGAGGPAYGARNLLELWPGVVGLVRAPGLRDALVEVLGPDAGVVRVLYFDKPPGHSWALPWHKDYSVAVTAHGPPGVFTKPTMKAGVPHVIAPRELLDRMLTVRVHLDAATPDNGPLRVIPGSHRFYHPGDDEPRAAETLCCHAGDVLLMRPLVTHASGHSAPAAGLHRRIVHLECAADLGLPDGYAWKWFRRVNEPRSDDQFPSIHPRNE, from the coding sequence ATGCACTGGCGCGATCAACTCGATGCCGACGGTTTCACGATGCTCCCGACCGTTTTCGCGCCGGACGAAATCGGAGCGGTGATCGCCGAATGGGCAGAAGTCACACGCGCGCACGCGGCCGATGAGGCACTGCTTACCGGTGCCGGAGGACCGGCGTACGGCGCGCGCAACTTGCTGGAGTTGTGGCCCGGGGTGGTGGGCCTCGTCCGCGCGCCGGGACTGCGAGACGCTCTGGTTGAAGTCCTCGGCCCGGATGCGGGTGTCGTCCGCGTCCTGTACTTCGACAAACCGCCGGGGCACTCGTGGGCGCTTCCCTGGCACAAGGATTACAGCGTCGCCGTGACGGCCCACGGTCCGCCCGGTGTGTTCACCAAGCCGACGATGAAGGCCGGCGTCCCGCACGTGATCGCGCCACGCGAACTGCTCGATCGGATGCTCACGGTTCGAGTCCACCTGGACGCCGCGACGCCGGACAACGGCCCGCTCCGCGTCATCCCCGGGTCGCACCGCTTCTACCATCCCGGAGATGACGAACCCCGCGCGGCCGAAACGCTCTGCTGCCATGCCGGTGATGTGCTGCTCATGCGGCCCCTCGTCACCCACGCGAGCGGCCACAGCGCGCCCGCCGCCGGCCTGCACCGCCGCATCGTTCACCTCGAGTGCGCCGCCGACCTCGGCCTGCCCGACGGGTACGCGTGGAAGTGGTTTCGTCGCGTCAACGAGCCGCGTTCCGACGACCAATTCCCCTCCATTCACCCGCGGAACGAGTGA
- a CDS encoding bile acid:sodium symporter: MPRFGLGDAGGAAGFLTAWVILPMTLGLATRWLIGGRRADAVGAPIKVKTSVILLVLCYANASACLPRALATPDWDFLALVVVAAGLMCAVAFAAGFAAARSVRADPARRAALVFGVGMANNGAGLALAAGALSGFPMALLPVVAVNLVQHLAAGWADARLRRGAI; this comes from the coding sequence GTGCCGCGCTTCGGACTGGGCGACGCCGGCGGCGCGGCGGGCTTTCTGACGGCGTGGGTGATTCTGCCGATGACACTGGGGCTGGCGACCCGCTGGCTGATCGGCGGGCGCCGGGCCGATGCCGTCGGGGCGCCGATCAAGGTCAAAACGTCGGTGATCCTGCTCGTGTTGTGCTACGCGAACGCGTCGGCGTGCCTGCCGCGGGCGCTCGCCACGCCGGATTGGGACTTCCTCGCGCTCGTCGTGGTCGCGGCGGGCCTGATGTGTGCGGTCGCGTTCGCCGCGGGATTCGCCGCGGCCCGGAGCGTTCGGGCCGACCCCGCGCGGCGGGCGGCACTCGTGTTCGGCGTGGGCATGGCGAACAACGGAGCGGGTTTGGCGCTGGCGGCGGGCGCCCTCTCGGGGTTCCCGATGGCGCTGCTGCCGGTGGTCGCCGTGAACCTCGTTCAGCACCTCGCCGCCGGCTGGGCCGACGCCCGGCTGCGGCGCGGGGCGATTTGA
- a CDS encoding PepSY-like domain-containing protein encodes MRYLLLTTVAAFAITAWGRADEEKVPLDKLPKGVLEAAKKRFPKAEAVGASVEKEGGKFVYEVELKEAGKTIDLTLTADGVITLIEQEIDAKDLPKAVVAALDNKYPKVTYKTVEAVYAVKDGKEKLDFYEVLVLTTDKKEVEVQIAADGKIKHEEEKKKKEKEKK; translated from the coding sequence ATGCGTTATCTGCTCCTGACCACCGTGGCCGCGTTCGCGATCACCGCATGGGGCCGGGCGGACGAGGAAAAGGTTCCCCTTGACAAGTTGCCGAAGGGCGTGCTGGAAGCGGCCAAGAAGCGCTTCCCCAAGGCCGAGGCCGTCGGCGCCAGTGTCGAGAAGGAAGGCGGCAAGTTCGTCTACGAGGTGGAACTGAAGGAGGCCGGCAAGACCATCGACCTGACGCTCACCGCCGACGGCGTGATCACGCTCATCGAGCAGGAGATCGACGCGAAAGACCTGCCCAAAGCGGTGGTCGCGGCGCTGGACAACAAGTACCCCAAGGTGACGTACAAGACGGTCGAAGCGGTGTACGCGGTGAAGGACGGCAAGGAGAAACTGGACTTCTACGAGGTCCTGGTGCTGACCACCGACAAGAAAGAAGTTGAAGTGCAAATCGCGGCCGATGGTAAAATCAAACACGAGGAAGAGAAGAAGAAGAAGGAAAAGGAGAAGAAGTAG
- a CDS encoding TIGR02996 domain-containing protein, with product MDLLAQHEAFLRAIFDAPDDDTPRLVYADFLQEHGAEDRAAVIRWQCGRAEPPANVPDFPEQYERGFPKPQKATELSLDQLSDPTALRWHLVEARPVSFAVQELRLRKGRISSAEPFDVLFGLSAFVRVTELDLSGEEVLDVADTDADFIKFRLVPVITTAGVAVLAQHRGARRITALDLRYNELDNDAARALVRSPYLDNLKRLQLLEGNRFRGKVWQQVLERFGEEVVG from the coding sequence ATGGACCTTCTGGCGCAACACGAGGCGTTCCTGCGGGCGATCTTCGACGCGCCCGACGACGACACGCCCCGTCTCGTGTACGCGGACTTTTTGCAGGAACATGGGGCCGAAGACCGGGCCGCGGTGATTCGCTGGCAGTGCGGCCGGGCCGAGCCGCCGGCCAACGTCCCGGATTTCCCGGAACAGTACGAACGCGGCTTCCCGAAGCCGCAGAAGGCGACCGAACTCTCGCTCGATCAGCTCAGCGACCCCACCGCCCTCCGATGGCATCTGGTCGAGGCGCGCCCGGTGTCCTTTGCGGTACAGGAGCTGCGGCTCAGGAAGGGGCGCATCTCTTCCGCCGAACCGTTCGACGTGCTGTTCGGGTTATCGGCGTTCGTCCGCGTCACCGAGCTCGACCTGTCCGGGGAGGAGGTTCTCGACGTCGCCGATACGGACGCCGATTTCATCAAGTTCCGCCTCGTCCCGGTGATCACGACGGCGGGGGTCGCCGTCCTCGCCCAACACCGCGGCGCACGGCGGATCACCGCACTCGACCTCCGGTACAACGAACTGGACAACGACGCGGCGCGGGCGCTGGTCCGGTCGCCGTACCTCGACAACCTCAAGCGGCTCCAGTTGCTGGAAGGCAACCGGTTCCGCGGTAAGGTGTGGCAACAGGTGCTCGAACGGTTCGGTGAAGAGGTTGTGGGGTGA
- a CDS encoding class I SAM-dependent methyltransferase, producing MRFTVADARTDPLPAAGYDLVVTNFFLDCFRPLELAAVVDRIAGACAAHAVWVDGDFRLPTEGWVRPVARGLLAVMYAFFRLTTRLSAHELIDPAPLLAALGFAQVAEETQLRGFLSSRLWVRGAGADATGHG from the coding sequence GTGCGGTTCACGGTCGCGGACGCGCGAACGGACCCGCTCCCCGCGGCGGGTTACGATCTCGTCGTCACGAACTTCTTCCTCGACTGCTTCCGCCCGCTCGAATTGGCTGCCGTGGTCGATCGAATTGCCGGGGCGTGTGCGGCGCACGCCGTCTGGGTGGACGGCGATTTCCGCCTGCCAACAGAAGGGTGGGTCCGGCCGGTGGCTCGTGGGCTTCTGGCCGTGATGTACGCGTTCTTCCGCTTGACGACCCGGCTTTCCGCCCACGAACTCATCGACCCGGCCCCACTGCTCGCGGCGCTCGGGTTCGCCCAGGTCGCAGAGGAAACCCAACTGCGTGGGTTTCTCTCGTCACGGTTGTGGGTGCGGGGGGCGGGCGCTGACGCGACGGGCCACGGGTAA